In Ferroplasma sp., a single window of DNA contains:
- a CDS encoding DUF3427 domain-containing protein has product MLEKGIYEELVNLWLKAEIENNKKEEISTDEIDSEGSSHLLSIYVAEKLQNALENMKDNNINLSSRIKFVNELIGKINPYYESNKGNEIIDPPEMLLSVGDNSNPGKNLKNPVIRPATSIAYSSLFTGSISEPRLYSELKLEILTSDSIDMLVSFIKWSGLRLILNELRLFTDNGGKLRVITTTYMGATDIKSIQELGKLKNTEVKISYDTKNTRLHAKTYIFQRKTGFSTAYVGSSNLSNAAISGGLEWNVKVAGKDMRDMLEKIQETFETYWHSDSFTEYTGQQLDDLKKALEREINKKQDPEYIFDIKPYDYQSKILDELDADRKLRGNYRNLVVSATGTGKTVISAFDYARFAKSNPGKNRLLFIAHREEILKQSLQCFRSVLRDYNFGELYTGNYRPSSMDHLFMSIQTFNSIRPDLTLDKNYYNYIVIDEFHHAPAKSYKPLLDHFKPEILLGLTATPERMDGRDVLKYFNNHITSEIRLPEAIDRGILSPFQYFGITDSVDLDTITWKNGSYDPVELEKLYAGSGRVSEERAVLIMDAMQRYISSLDDLKGLGFCVSVAHAEYMADYFNRNGINAMALTGKSDNEKRNTAHRKLRSGEVKIIFAVDIYNEGVDIPEINTILFLRPTESLTVFIQQLGRGLRLSEGKECLTVLDFVGRSNARYNFTGKFLALLRNPKRSIKEEITSGFLDLPRGCYIELERKAQDYILENIKKSYSSRNGLVSRIEELSHNTDTEPTLQNFLEFYHLNPGDVYIRDNFSRLCVLAGIREDFHEYIEEILTHAFKRICQINSYSFIKTVLDKILLIQNVPRTGLTEEDLRIADMFYFTIWNKPISESGFSDSIDALNSLRKYPVLYGELTELLDYLLSKIDFVEVTPSMESILPLRLYSSYSKNQVLAAMGVENPASVREGVKYISEKHIDILFVTLNKSEKYYTSTTMYNDYAIDQNTFHWETQSTVSPSSPTARRYFESPDNGNTVILFVREYKENLLGASPYIFLGSLRHKSHNGSNPVSIIWEMEEPIPRKYLETVNNMLPA; this is encoded by the coding sequence ATGCTGGAAAAAGGAATCTATGAAGAGCTGGTAAATTTATGGCTGAAGGCAGAAATTGAAAACAACAAAAAGGAAGAAATTTCAACTGATGAGATTGATTCTGAGGGTTCTTCCCACCTCCTTTCTATTTATGTGGCAGAGAAACTTCAAAATGCACTGGAAAACATGAAGGATAATAATATAAATCTATCGTCAAGGATAAAATTTGTCAATGAATTAATTGGGAAAATTAATCCATATTATGAATCGAATAAGGGTAATGAAATTATAGACCCTCCGGAAATGCTTTTATCGGTAGGGGATAACTCTAATCCTGGTAAAAATCTCAAAAATCCAGTTATCCGGCCCGCCACATCCATAGCCTATAGCTCATTATTTACCGGATCAATATCAGAACCCAGGCTATATTCCGAACTTAAGCTGGAGATATTAACATCAGATTCCATCGACATGCTCGTTTCATTTATAAAGTGGAGCGGGCTCAGGTTAATATTGAATGAGCTGAGATTATTTACAGATAATGGAGGAAAACTCAGGGTTATTACAACAACGTACATGGGGGCAACCGATATAAAATCAATCCAGGAATTAGGCAAATTGAAGAACACAGAAGTAAAAATCTCCTATGATACAAAAAATACGAGACTCCATGCAAAAACATATATCTTTCAAAGGAAAACAGGTTTTTCAACTGCCTATGTGGGTTCATCCAATCTCTCTAACGCCGCAATATCCGGAGGCCTGGAATGGAATGTCAAGGTTGCCGGAAAGGATATGCGAGATATGCTTGAAAAAATTCAGGAAACCTTCGAAACCTACTGGCATTCTGACAGCTTTACCGAATATACTGGACAACAATTAGACGATCTCAAAAAGGCTTTAGAAAGAGAAATAAACAAAAAGCAGGATCCAGAGTATATCTTTGATATCAAACCCTACGATTACCAGTCTAAAATACTGGATGAACTGGATGCGGACAGAAAACTGAGGGGAAATTATAGAAATCTGGTTGTATCTGCAACCGGTACCGGAAAAACGGTAATATCTGCATTTGATTATGCCAGATTCGCAAAATCGAATCCGGGTAAGAATAGATTATTATTTATTGCACACAGGGAAGAAATACTGAAGCAGAGCCTCCAGTGCTTCAGAAGTGTACTCAGGGACTACAATTTCGGTGAGCTTTATACAGGGAATTATAGGCCTTCATCTATGGATCATCTTTTTATGTCCATACAGACTTTTAACTCGATAAGGCCTGACCTGACACTGGACAAAAATTATTATAATTACATAGTCATAGATGAATTTCATCATGCACCTGCCAAATCATATAAACCACTTTTAGATCATTTTAAGCCAGAAATACTGCTCGGTTTAACTGCAACACCCGAAAGGATGGATGGCAGGGATGTACTGAAGTATTTCAATAATCACATTACCTCAGAGATCAGGTTGCCGGAGGCTATTGACAGAGGTATTTTGAGCCCGTTCCAGTATTTCGGGATAACTGACTCAGTTGACCTGGATACTATTACATGGAAAAATGGTTCATATGATCCGGTCGAACTTGAGAAATTATATGCAGGCAGTGGAAGGGTCTCAGAGGAGCGTGCAGTCCTGATCATGGATGCAATGCAGAGATATATATCCAGTTTGGATGATTTAAAAGGACTCGGTTTTTGTGTTTCTGTTGCACATGCCGAATACATGGCGGATTATTTTAATCGAAATGGAATAAATGCCATGGCCTTAACCGGTAAATCAGATAATGAGAAAAGAAATACAGCCCATAGAAAACTACGTTCAGGAGAAGTGAAAATAATCTTTGCTGTGGATATTTATAATGAAGGTGTTGATATTCCTGAAATAAATACCATACTGTTCCTCAGGCCAACAGAAAGCCTCACGGTATTTATCCAGCAGCTCGGGCGGGGGCTCAGACTGTCTGAGGGGAAGGAATGCCTGACAGTCCTGGATTTTGTTGGAAGATCAAATGCAAGGTATAATTTTACAGGAAAGTTTCTCGCACTCCTACGTAATCCGAAACGTTCAATAAAGGAAGAAATCACATCTGGATTTTTAGACCTTCCAAGGGGATGTTACATTGAGCTGGAAAGAAAGGCTCAGGATTACATTCTAGAAAATATTAAAAAATCATATTCATCCAGAAATGGACTGGTTAGCAGGATAGAAGAATTAAGTCATAACACAGATACAGAGCCCACCCTTCAAAATTTCCTTGAGTTCTACCATCTTAATCCAGGTGATGTCTATATCAGGGATAACTTTTCCAGACTGTGCGTATTGGCCGGAATAAGGGAAGATTTCCATGAATATATAGAAGAGATTCTAACGCATGCATTCAAAAGAATCTGCCAGATCAATTCATACTCATTTATTAAAACAGTACTGGATAAAATTCTTCTGATACAAAATGTCCCCAGAACCGGACTTACTGAGGAAGATCTCAGAATTGCGGATATGTTTTATTTTACCATTTGGAATAAACCCATAAGTGAGTCGGGATTTAGCGACTCTATTGATGCCCTGAATTCCCTGAGAAAATATCCAGTTCTATATGGAGAATTAACTGAACTCCTTGACTATCTATTATCAAAAATTGATTTTGTCGAGGTTACACCATCAATGGAATCCATACTTCCTCTGAGACTTTACAGTTCATATTCAAAAAATCAGGTGCTTGCAGCAATGGGGGTTGAGAACCCAGCATCTGTCCGGGAAGGTGTAAAATACATTTCGGAAAAACATATTGACATTCTCTTTGTAACTCTCAACAAATCCGAGAAATATTACACCTCTACAACAATGTATAATGATTACGCAATTGATCAGAACACATTCCACTGGGAAACACAGAGCACAGTTTCCCCGTCATCTCCAACTGCAAGACGATACTTCGAATCTCCTGATAATGGCAATACTGTTATATTGTTCGTGAGAGAATATAAAGAAAATCTTCTGGGCGCATCACCCTACATATTTCTGGGAAGTTTACGGCATAAAAGCCATAATGGCAGTAATCCTGTAAGCATAATATGGGAAATGGAAGAGCCAATACCAAGAAAGTATCTTGAAACTGTGAACAATATGCTTCCTGCTTGA
- a CDS encoding biotin/lipoyl-containing protein, whose protein sequence is MMVKVPELWKEEDLGKAIVTQWYVAPGDKIKEDTPICQIMAAKVTIEVNSRVKGTVVKLLQEVNNEISPGDDLLEVSEDK, encoded by the coding sequence ATGATGGTAAAGGTGCCAGAACTCTGGAAGGAGGAAGATCTTGGAAAAGCAATAGTAACGCAATGGTATGTAGCTCCAGGAGATAAAATCAAGGAGGATACACCGATATGCCAGATAATGGCTGCAAAGGTTACTATAGAGGTTAATTCCCGGGTAAAGGGAACAGTTGTTAAATTGCTTCAGGAGGTAAACAACGAAATATCTCCAGGAGATGATCTGCTGGAGGTTAGTGAGGACAAATAA
- a CDS encoding dehydrogenase E1 component subunit alpha/beta, which produces MNSSESIENRDDLLKIYSTMVKSRKYEEKLREVYLADKKPLFSIAAGKIPGEMHLSAGQEPSAAWMSALLREDDFVYSTHRPHHTAIAKGVDLNRMTAEIMGKKGGLSKGKGGHMHIFDNKVHFACAGIVGSSFPPALGAALAFKLEGKDSVAVAFGGDGSLNQGMFMESLNLASLWKLPVIFIIENNDWAISVETKDSTPLENDAIRANGFGLPGVHIENNDPVKMYEAAAEAVERARTGNGPTLISIDTYRYYGHFEGDPEVYRPKDQVKELLEKDPIKLMEADLIKKGILSKDEDERIQSSAMEEISQAFAYADNSAKPDDKDASEDVYAPVNYSIEPVSKGRKLPMYVAISEAISQEMEKDQDVLYMGEDVGKYGGIFGATTGLLSRFGPERIRDTPISESAFIGSAAGLAAAGKRPIVELMFSDFVGVTLDSIMNQIAKNHYMSGGTVNMPVVITMAVGGGYGDAAQHSQTLYALFGHLPGLKVVAPSNSYDAKGLMISAIKDNNPVIYMFHKGLLGLPWMPYPQSTVVEVPEEEYTIPIGKAKVVLEGKDITIVSVGSTVHMSVEAAEALKAEGISAEVIDLRTVKPMDTETIMQSVLKTGALLAVDEDYGSFGTASEVISKVTQGIFSKLKTAPVSLTSPDTPVPYSQVMERYSLPDKEKIVNTVREMLKG; this is translated from the coding sequence ATGAATTCTTCAGAAAGTATTGAAAATAGGGATGACCTGCTCAAAATTTATTCCACAATGGTCAAGAGCAGGAAATATGAAGAAAAACTTCGTGAGGTATATCTTGCGGATAAGAAGCCACTTTTCAGCATTGCAGCTGGTAAAATTCCCGGGGAGATGCATCTTTCAGCAGGGCAGGAGCCATCTGCGGCCTGGATGTCGGCCCTACTCAGGGAGGATGATTTTGTTTACAGTACCCACAGGCCGCATCATACTGCAATAGCAAAGGGTGTTGACCTGAACAGAATGACCGCCGAGATTATGGGAAAAAAGGGAGGATTGAGCAAGGGGAAGGGAGGACACATGCATATTTTTGATAACAAGGTGCATTTTGCCTGTGCAGGAATTGTGGGTTCTTCATTTCCTCCTGCACTGGGTGCAGCCCTGGCCTTCAAACTGGAGGGTAAGGATAGTGTGGCTGTTGCCTTCGGTGGCGATGGATCACTTAACCAGGGTATGTTCATGGAATCACTTAACCTCGCATCTCTGTGGAAACTTCCCGTTATATTCATAATAGAGAATAATGACTGGGCGATATCAGTAGAAACTAAAGATTCTACACCGCTGGAAAACGATGCTATCCGTGCAAATGGTTTCGGGCTTCCCGGAGTTCACATTGAGAACAATGATCCTGTTAAAATGTATGAAGCTGCCGCAGAGGCTGTAGAACGTGCCAGAACAGGCAACGGCCCAACCTTGATAAGCATTGATACCTACAGATATTACGGACATTTTGAGGGTGACCCTGAAGTTTACAGGCCGAAGGATCAGGTTAAGGAACTTCTGGAGAAAGACCCCATAAAACTCATGGAGGCAGACCTTATAAAAAAAGGAATTTTATCAAAAGATGAGGATGAGAGAATTCAGAGTTCAGCAATGGAGGAAATATCACAGGCATTTGCATATGCAGATAATAGTGCCAAACCCGATGATAAGGATGCCTCAGAGGATGTGTATGCTCCTGTAAATTATTCTATTGAACCTGTAAGTAAGGGAAGAAAATTGCCAATGTACGTTGCCATATCCGAGGCTATATCCCAGGAAATGGAAAAGGACCAGGATGTTTTATACATGGGTGAGGATGTTGGAAAATATGGTGGAATATTCGGAGCCACAACCGGGCTTCTATCCAGATTCGGGCCTGAGAGAATCAGGGATACGCCTATAAGTGAATCTGCCTTTATCGGTTCAGCGGCAGGACTTGCAGCAGCAGGTAAGCGTCCCATAGTTGAACTCATGTTTTCGGATTTTGTTGGGGTTACACTGGACTCAATAATGAACCAAATAGCCAAGAACCACTATATGTCCGGAGGCACTGTGAATATGCCTGTTGTAATAACAATGGCAGTGGGTGGAGGATACGGAGATGCGGCACAGCACTCACAGACCCTCTACGCACTCTTCGGGCATCTTCCCGGATTAAAGGTTGTGGCCCCATCCAACAGCTATGATGCGAAGGGCCTCATGATCTCGGCAATTAAGGATAATAATCCGGTCATCTATATGTTTCACAAGGGCCTGCTGGGGCTTCCATGGATGCCCTATCCCCAGTCTACAGTGGTAGAGGTGCCTGAGGAGGAATACACCATTCCGATCGGCAAGGCTAAGGTTGTGCTGGAAGGAAAGGATATAACCATAGTATCAGTGGGTTCCACTGTCCATATGTCTGTGGAGGCAGCAGAGGCCCTGAAGGCAGAGGGAATCAGCGCTGAGGTAATAGATTTGAGAACTGTAAAGCCAATGGATACAGAAACTATTATGCAATCTGTCCTAAAAACAGGTGCCCTGCTCGCAGTTGATGAGGATTACGGATCATTCGGCACGGCCTCTGAGGTTATTTCAAAGGTAACCCAGGGAATTTTCAGCAAGTTGAAAACAGCACCTGTAAGCCTTACCTCACCGGATACGCCGGTTCCATACAGCCAGGTCATGGAAAGATACTCGCTTCCGGACAAGGAAAAGATTGTAAACACAGTAAGGGAGATGCTTAAAGGATGA
- a CDS encoding antitoxin VapB family protein — translation MVKMVSLSNRAYSELKNIKNKDESFSDVILRLLENNNKDIKRFAGILKNEKKELDWMEECVSEDRKNNQGRFL, via the coding sequence ATGGTAAAAATGGTCTCTCTGTCAAACAGAGCGTATTCTGAATTAAAGAATATTAAGAATAAAGATGAATCATTTTCTGATGTAATATTGAGATTACTTGAAAACAATAATAAGGACATAAAACGATTTGCAGGAATACTAAAGAATGAAAAAAAAGAACTGGACTGGATGGAAGAATGCGTATCAGAAGATAGAAAAAACAACCAAGGCAGATTTCTGTGA
- a CDS encoding PIN domain-containing protein translates to MLYPDRNSALRSAEIFKMLRSSGNLINENDILIAGIALQNNNKFITLDSDFSKINDSNINVLTI, encoded by the coding sequence ATACTATACCCTGACCGGAATTCTGCATTAAGATCTGCGGAAATATTTAAAATGTTACGGAGTTCTGGAAACTTAATTAATGAAAATGATATTTTAATTGCCGGAATAGCGCTACAGAACAATAATAAGTTTATCACGCTGGATTCTGATTTTAGTAAAATTAATGATTCAAATATTAATGTACTGACCATTTAG
- a CDS encoding transcriptional regulator produces the protein MENKNQQGLRDLLKQISVELSNTPLTSSSRLIIVMSLAIGRRMKLSDLMKVTGCGKGSIENHILKLEEGGFIKTEKVSFFKSPRVYAELTDKGRNFYENYLELIGKFLRDAEGGKDKER, from the coding sequence ATGGAGAATAAAAATCAGCAGGGACTACGGGATCTTCTCAAGCAGATATCTGTGGAACTGAGCAATACACCACTAACATCATCTTCCAGGCTTATCATAGTTATGTCACTAGCAATAGGCAGGAGAATGAAACTTTCGGATTTGATGAAGGTAACCGGTTGTGGAAAAGGAAGCATTGAAAACCATATTTTAAAACTTGAGGAAGGCGGTTTTATTAAAACTGAAAAAGTATCATTCTTTAAATCTCCAAGGGTATACGCAGAATTGACAGATAAGGGCAGGAATTTCTACGAAAATTATCTTGAGTTGATAGGCAAATTCCTAAGGGATGCAGAAGGTGGCAAGGATAAAGAGAGGTAG
- a CDS encoding transposase, with protein MSHLWKSDGDKRTIAFGYTPDSVMLKYLFDMRDLTNKAIINAYSIAKSNNNELPSPITLRKSLKKYYDNNIDYAKHHINPVCRTAIAILRSYKKNNNGELKIIKAGKLAMRIDSELVKIENNKLRLTVKPHEYEYIHIVDKNKKYNGYSEYKLSEVLLTENKVCITFMAGSLNKPVIEDNIIGFDLNFKSVDYTIIKNNEIVKVDTIDTSGIARAQRDYARKRKKIQKHVKNPAKRNRKLKDAKHRQHNTVTDKLQKLTTKIVKNNSEKTFVFEDLTDIKKEGKKKHNNKDSKSGNKAINGGNKSPKSKRFRTDINRWPYRLFQRLIDYKSNNRTLYINPEGTSSECPVCGGKLKHPIWKISQCNNCGIAFNRDRLSSLSISVRGLYLCGTPFAVSGSASWHSMKNDYLYHPDQVIIENVQRLQERNA; from the coding sequence ATGAGCCATTTATGGAAGTCTGATGGTGATAAAAGAACAATAGCATTCGGCTATACACCTGATTCTGTTATGCTGAAATATCTATTCGATATGAGAGATCTAACAAATAAGGCCATAATAAATGCATATTCAATAGCCAAATCCAATAATAATGAACTGCCATCCCCTATTACCCTTAGAAAATCATTAAAGAAATATTATGATAACAATATTGATTATGCCAAACACCATATTAATCCAGTGTGCAGGACTGCCATAGCAATATTAAGGTCCTATAAAAAGAACAATAATGGAGAGTTGAAGATTATCAAGGCAGGGAAGCTTGCCATGAGGATAGACTCCGAGCTTGTAAAGATAGAGAATAATAAACTGAGACTAACAGTAAAGCCCCATGAGTATGAATACATTCACATTGTTGATAAGAATAAAAAATACAATGGATACTCTGAATATAAATTATCAGAGGTATTGCTTACAGAAAATAAGGTATGCATTACATTCATGGCAGGAAGCCTAAACAAGCCTGTAATAGAAGACAATATAATAGGATTTGACCTTAACTTCAAGTCGGTTGACTATACCATTATAAAGAACAATGAAATCGTGAAGGTTGATACAATAGATACATCTGGCATAGCAAGGGCACAGAGGGACTATGCAAGAAAGAGAAAAAAGATTCAGAAGCATGTCAAGAATCCTGCCAAAAGGAACAGGAAATTGAAGGATGCAAAACACAGGCAGCATAACACTGTAACCGATAAATTGCAGAAGCTTACCACTAAAATTGTAAAGAATAACAGTGAAAAGACCTTTGTGTTCGAGGATTTAACAGATATAAAAAAGGAGGGGAAGAAGAAACATAATAATAAGGATAGTAAAAGTGGCAATAAAGCCATCAATGGAGGGAATAAATCTCCAAAATCAAAAAGGTTCAGGACAGATATCAACAGATGGCCTTACAGATTATTCCAGAGGCTTATAGATTATAAATCAAATAATAGAACATTATACATAAATCCAGAGGGGACTTCTTCTGAATGTCCTGTATGTGGTGGTAAATTAAAGCACCCAATCTGGAAGATATCTCAATGCAATAACTGTGGTATAGCCTTTAACAGGGATAGATTGTCATCATTATCTATTTCAGTCAGGGGATTGTACCTTTGCGGCACCCCGTTTGCCGTGAGTGGCAGTGCCTCCTGGCATTCAATGAAGAATGATTACCTGTACCATCCAGATCAAGTAATTATTGAGAATGTACAGCGACTGCAAGAAAGAAATGCATAA
- a CDS encoding IS607 family transposase, with translation MGKIYTIREACDILQIDATTLRRWDREGKIHCIRLSNNFRRVPEEEINRILGIKSNRTDAIYARVSSNGQKNDLYNQINRLKSLHPDALVYSDVRSGLKFNRKGFLELLYKIEDNKINNIYITHRDRLARFGFDLIEDICRIHNTRIIEVEGEEIQSANEELTNDLISIITSFSARLYGIRSQKMKNILEAVKE, from the coding sequence ATGGGTAAGATATACACAATCAGGGAAGCATGCGATATATTGCAGATAGATGCAACAACATTAAGAAGATGGGATAGAGAGGGAAAAATACACTGCATAAGGCTTTCAAACAACTTCAGAAGGGTACCGGAGGAGGAAATAAACAGGATATTAGGAATAAAGAGCAACAGAACAGATGCAATATATGCAAGGGTATCATCCAATGGCCAGAAGAATGATTTATACAATCAGATAAATAGATTAAAATCATTGCATCCTGATGCATTGGTATACTCGGATGTACGGTCAGGACTTAAATTTAACAGGAAAGGATTCCTTGAACTATTGTATAAAATAGAGGACAATAAGATAAACAATATTTACATTACACACAGGGACAGGCTGGCAAGGTTTGGGTTTGATTTAATAGAGGATATATGCAGGATACATAATACAAGAATAATAGAGGTAGAGGGAGAAGAGATACAATCAGCCAATGAGGAATTAACCAATGATTTAATATCCATAATAACATCATTCTCAGCAAGATTATATGGTATCAGGTCACAGAAAATGAAGAATATTTTAGAGGCTGTGAAGGAATGA
- a CDS encoding ABC transporter permease subunit — MEEEFQHIKIFYKDYMHFASRSRIMLEMIVVDAAILAFIAYKISQIGHVKTIWTRGTAFSATLGGFSYFIICWTVTFMGSFAISKDFTTNTAKYILSLPVKRSSIFTGRYLAATTLASIATASLFGFIAGLSYYYFGTIPVTLLKAYFVSVLVVLSAMSIVFLLSSLIKTDRFVLMGSMFLFFLVMPVIDGIFQLNSINVNSLLYVDANMVTKTIGHTPYFSYISFIQIVPQNYNLLNANYAIISMIIYIVLLFVLGLFIYNRKQLH; from the coding sequence ATGGAAGAGGAATTCCAACATATAAAAATATTCTATAAGGACTATATGCACTTTGCCTCCAGATCAAGAATTATGCTTGAAATGATTGTTGTAGATGCTGCAATACTCGCTTTCATAGCCTATAAAATATCGCAGATAGGCCACGTAAAGACGATCTGGACCAGGGGCACAGCGTTTTCTGCAACATTAGGAGGTTTTTCATATTTTATTATCTGCTGGACTGTTACCTTTATGGGAAGTTTCGCAATTTCAAAAGACTTCACAACAAATACCGCAAAATACATTCTTTCGCTTCCAGTTAAAAGAAGTAGTATATTTACAGGAAGGTATCTGGCTGCAACAACACTGGCATCCATAGCAACCGCTTCATTGTTTGGATTCATAGCAGGGTTATCCTACTATTACTTCGGAACTATCCCTGTTACATTATTAAAGGCCTATTTCGTATCCGTATTAGTAGTTCTAAGTGCCATGTCCATTGTGTTTCTCCTGAGCAGCCTCATAAAAACGGATAGATTTGTTCTTATGGGTTCTATGTTTCTATTTTTCCTGGTCATGCCTGTTATTGATGGAATTTTCCAGCTCAATTCAATAAATGTAAACAGCCTCTTATATGTAGATGCAAATATGGTTACGAAAACTATCGGCCATACCCCGTATTTTTCCTATATTTCATTTATTCAAATTGTTCCACAAAATTATAATCTTTTAAACGCAAATTACGCCATTATTTCAATGATAATATATATTGTTCTATTATTTGTTCTGGGTCTGTTTATTTACAACAGAAAGCAGCTCCATTGA
- a CDS encoding type II toxin-antitoxin system death-on-curing family toxin: MNFHSKDIILAHEIIAESKGIKIHYNSNTLNGIVESMNQSFNGKYLHPDIYEKAAILFEHIIRFHPFLDGNKRTAMFSLKLYLRLQNIIFISFPSDVRFLISVAQNCNSAPEDTTHLIRNIQRWISYHCAYINNAEEINGLIDRNIKILENVRYISIQRNNPDILSRSINYWLVEGVYPDDNIDYHDLIKESYTLRKSVNKI, from the coding sequence ATGAATTTCCACAGTAAAGATATTATTTTAGCACATGAAATAATTGCCGAATCCAAAGGTATAAAAATACATTATAACAGCAACACATTGAATGGTATAGTCGAATCAATGAATCAAAGTTTCAATGGAAAATATTTGCATCCTGACATATATGAAAAAGCGGCAATCCTGTTCGAACACATAATTAGGTTTCATCCTTTTTTAGATGGGAATAAAAGAACTGCTATGTTCTCATTGAAATTATATTTAAGGTTACAAAACATTATTTTTATCTCTTTTCCGAGCGACGTAAGATTTCTGATATCCGTTGCACAGAATTGTAATTCTGCACCGGAAGATACTACACATTTAATTAGAAACATACAGAGATGGATAAGTTATCATTGTGCTTACATAAATAATGCTGAGGAAATTAACGGATTAATTGACAGAAACATCAAAATATTAGAAAATGTTAGGTATATCTCGATTCAAAGGAATAATCCAGATATCCTTTCACGTTCCATAAACTACTGGCTTGTGGAAGGGGTGTATCCAGATGACAACATTGATTACCATGACTTAATTAAAGAATCATATACATTAAGAAAATCGGTAAATAAAATTTAA